The following coding sequences lie in one Kitasatospora azatica KCTC 9699 genomic window:
- a CDS encoding RICIN domain-containing protein, with translation MRPPRISAKTIKAFAVAAAVFAAVLPTQTAYAATTNFYVDPVNGSDSNSGTSTAAAFRTIQAAQNAVRAVNTNMSDDIVVNLRGGTYPLTAPITFGTSDSGTNGHTVVYQSYNGETPVISGGQAITGWTAATNGEYKASIGSLNFRQLYVNGVRATRARYPDAGTDFNLQGSDTTNKLLKVLASQTSNWGNLNQVEMMLETQWGESYLRLKSISTAGSTANISIQDHEAGILFQRPWPQLSDNSPFHFENAHEFLNEPGEFYVDTAAQTVYYKPRPGEDMSNASVKAPTVQTLFNVQGTSLNSPAHDLRFSGLTFTQTTWMEASNNGYLNAQGGNYNLTSNTSNQQTVGRPPAAVQVQDTDNISFTGNVFTQLGSSALDLWHGVHNSSAIGNYIYDIAGNGITLGKFSDPTVEYHSVYNPPTTPAGEDAREVVKTVSVKDNLITRTGEDYPGTAGINAGFVNSTTIDHNDISDSPWAGISLGWGWQSAANAEGSNSISYNRIGNVMNRLCDSAGIYHLSNDPGTVINGNYIHEVLRTSASCASAIAGVYLDEGSDNMTVSNNVLSNPDASINQNHNGTNVTLTNNTSSGDAVIKASGLESGYQWMTLWPNLAWNKTATASSVFGTGTEANKANDNNSSTGWSPTGTDTSAWWQVDLGQAYQLGQFALTTRQDLDQSSTRGNFEVRGSNDPNFGSYTVLGRQTSTLPYAATLTGDIDVRQAFRYVRVAKTDGQYFYITDFSVQQAGGAQAVATGAPSTNPSTFYSIKNVNSGQVLDDYNFNTADGASVNQWPSTGGVNQQWNIVPVSGQLVKIVNRNSGKALEIPWNSHWRTTAADQSTYNGGNNQLWYFEPTTGGYLLRNYESRQVLEVTGASTTNGATTDQSNAINQSHQAWTIQ, from the coding sequence ATGAGACCCCCACGCATCAGCGCCAAGACGATCAAGGCGTTCGCGGTCGCAGCCGCCGTCTTCGCGGCCGTGCTGCCCACCCAAACCGCCTACGCGGCCACGACGAACTTCTACGTCGACCCCGTCAACGGCAGCGACAGCAACTCAGGAACCAGCACCGCCGCGGCTTTCCGGACCATCCAGGCCGCCCAGAACGCGGTCCGAGCCGTCAACACGAACATGTCCGACGACATCGTCGTGAACCTGCGCGGAGGCACCTACCCCCTCACCGCCCCGATCACCTTCGGCACCAGCGACTCCGGCACCAACGGCCACACGGTCGTCTACCAGTCGTACAACGGTGAGACCCCCGTGATCAGCGGCGGCCAGGCGATCACCGGCTGGACCGCGGCGACCAACGGCGAGTACAAGGCGTCGATCGGCTCCCTCAACTTCCGCCAGCTGTACGTCAACGGGGTCCGCGCCACCCGCGCCCGCTACCCCGACGCCGGCACCGACTTCAACCTGCAGGGCAGCGACACCACCAACAAGCTGCTGAAGGTCCTCGCCTCGCAGACCTCGAACTGGGGCAACCTGAACCAGGTCGAGATGATGCTGGAGACCCAGTGGGGTGAGAGCTACCTGCGGCTGAAGTCGATCAGCACCGCGGGCAGCACCGCCAACATCTCGATCCAGGACCACGAGGCGGGCATCCTCTTCCAGCGCCCGTGGCCGCAGCTCTCCGACAACTCGCCGTTCCACTTCGAGAACGCCCACGAGTTCCTCAACGAGCCGGGCGAGTTCTACGTCGACACGGCCGCGCAGACCGTCTACTACAAGCCCCGCCCCGGCGAGGACATGTCCAACGCCTCCGTGAAGGCGCCGACGGTCCAGACCCTCTTCAACGTCCAGGGCACCAGCCTCAACAGCCCCGCCCACGACCTGCGGTTCTCCGGGCTCACCTTCACCCAGACCACCTGGATGGAGGCCAGCAACAACGGCTACCTGAACGCCCAGGGCGGCAACTACAACCTCACGTCCAACACCTCCAACCAGCAGACCGTCGGCCGCCCCCCCGCTGCCGTCCAGGTCCAGGACACCGACAACATCTCCTTCACCGGCAACGTCTTCACGCAGCTGGGCTCCTCCGCGCTCGACCTCTGGCACGGTGTCCACAACAGCAGCGCGATCGGCAACTACATCTACGACATCGCCGGCAACGGCATCACGCTCGGCAAGTTCTCCGACCCGACGGTCGAGTACCACTCCGTCTACAACCCGCCGACCACCCCGGCCGGCGAGGACGCCCGGGAGGTGGTCAAGACCGTCTCCGTCAAGGACAACCTGATCACCCGGACCGGTGAGGACTACCCCGGCACCGCAGGCATCAACGCGGGCTTCGTCAACAGCACCACCATCGACCACAACGACATCTCCGACTCCCCGTGGGCGGGCATCTCGCTCGGCTGGGGCTGGCAGTCCGCGGCCAACGCCGAGGGCAGCAACAGCATCAGCTACAACCGGATCGGCAACGTGATGAACCGGCTGTGCGACTCGGCCGGCATCTACCACCTGTCGAACGACCCGGGCACGGTCATCAACGGCAACTACATCCACGAGGTGCTCCGGACCTCCGCCTCCTGCGCCTCGGCCATCGCCGGCGTCTACCTGGACGAGGGGTCGGACAACATGACCGTCTCGAACAACGTGCTGTCGAACCCCGACGCGTCCATCAACCAGAACCACAACGGCACCAACGTCACGCTGACCAACAACACCTCGTCCGGTGACGCGGTGATCAAGGCCTCCGGCCTGGAGTCCGGCTACCAGTGGATGACCCTGTGGCCCAACCTCGCCTGGAACAAGACCGCGACCGCCTCGTCGGTCTTCGGCACCGGCACCGAGGCCAACAAGGCCAATGACAACAACAGCTCGACCGGCTGGTCCCCGACCGGCACCGACACCTCGGCCTGGTGGCAGGTCGACCTGGGCCAGGCCTACCAGCTCGGCCAGTTCGCGCTGACCACCCGTCAGGACCTGGACCAGTCCTCGACCCGCGGCAACTTCGAGGTCCGGGGCTCCAACGACCCGAACTTCGGCAGCTACACCGTCCTGGGACGCCAGACCAGCACCCTGCCCTACGCCGCGACGCTCACCGGTGACATCGACGTCCGCCAGGCCTTCCGCTACGTGCGGGTCGCCAAGACCGACGGCCAGTACTTCTACATCACCGACTTCAGCGTCCAGCAGGCCGGCGGAGCGCAGGCGGTCGCGACCGGCGCCCCGAGCACCAACCCGTCGACGTTCTACTCCATCAAGAACGTCAACAGCGGCCAGGTGCTGGACGACTACAACTTCAACACCGCCGACGGCGCGAGCGTCAACCAGTGGCCGAGCACCGGCGGCGTCAACCAGCAGTGGAACATCGTCCCGGTGAGCGGCCAGCTCGTGAAGATTGTGAACCGGAACAGCGGCAAGGCCCTCGAGATCCCGTGGAACAGCCACTGGCGGACGACCGCCGCGGACCAGTCCACCTACAACGGCGGCAACAACCAGCTGTGGTACTTCGAGCCGACCACCGGCGGCTACCTGCTCCGCAACTACGAGAGCCGGCAGGTCCTGGAGGTGACCGGCGCGTCCACCACCAACGGCGCCACCACCGACCAGTCGAACGCCATCAACCAGTCCCACCAGGCCTGGACGATCCAGTGA
- a CDS encoding tetratricopeptide repeat protein — MCLGNHEEARTFLRQSLDLAAAIGNTRAVVATGLNLADAHRYTGDVQTANALYRSALSTARSQHPELVDFALQPTGKHGDGARRPRECPRPSPGGAAAADRQGGRRVGRVHAGSTRPGGTADRPGRRIGGRRRGAAPLERLLDLMVPVPHHCPDAGPVGCIGDRHGFRPDQPVLRHSGLPSAVLVSAPKHWARR; from the coding sequence ATGTGCCTGGGCAACCACGAGGAGGCCCGTACGTTTCTCCGGCAGTCGCTCGACCTAGCCGCAGCGATTGGCAACACCCGGGCCGTCGTCGCCACCGGGCTCAACCTCGCCGACGCTCACCGCTACACCGGTGACGTGCAGACTGCGAACGCGCTCTACCGCAGTGCCCTGAGCACCGCGCGAAGCCAGCACCCGGAACTTGTCGACTTTGCGCTTCAGCCCACCGGCAAGCACGGTGATGGAGCGCGGCGACCTCGCGAATGCCCACGCCCATCTCCAGGAGGCGCTGCGGCTGCGGATCGCCAAGGGGGACGCCGGGTTGGTCGAGTCCACGCAGGCAGCACTCGCCCGGGTGGAACTGCTGATCGGCCAGGCCGACGCATCGGCGGCAGACGGCGCGGTGCCGCGCCGCTGGAGCGGTTACTGGACCTCATGGTTCCAGTCCCGCACCACTGCCCGGACGCCGGCCCGGTGGGATGCATCGGCGACCGGCACGGCTTCCGCCCTGATCAGCCGGTCCTGCGGCATAGCGGCTTGCCCAGCGCGGTCCTCGTCAGTGCCCCGAAACACTGGGCTCGACGATGA
- a CDS encoding LutC/YkgG family protein produces MTSRDAILGRIRAALTDVPSEERPQDVPVPRDYRRSHTGPGQDTVALFAERVADYRATVSRTDRAGLRDAVAVALTRRRARYLALPGGFPMELLPTGSWQWHTEPLDVPALDELDGAITLAAAGIAITGTIVLDTSPGQGRRALTLVPDYHLCIVGADQIADDVPDALARLDPTRPLTFISGPSATSDIELDRVEGVHGPRTLDVIIVEPSVSGH; encoded by the coding sequence ATGACCAGCCGCGACGCCATCCTGGGCCGGATCCGGGCCGCGCTCACCGACGTCCCGTCCGAGGAGAGACCGCAGGACGTCCCCGTCCCGCGTGACTACCGCCGCAGCCACACCGGCCCCGGCCAGGACACCGTCGCGCTGTTCGCCGAACGGGTCGCCGACTACCGCGCCACCGTCAGCCGCACCGACCGGGCCGGCCTGCGCGACGCCGTAGCCGTCGCCCTCACCCGGCGCCGGGCTCGCTACCTCGCGCTGCCGGGCGGCTTCCCGATGGAACTGCTGCCGACCGGCAGTTGGCAGTGGCACACCGAACCGCTCGACGTCCCCGCCCTGGACGAGCTCGACGGCGCGATCACGCTCGCCGCCGCCGGCATCGCGATCACCGGGACCATCGTCCTCGACACCAGCCCCGGCCAGGGCCGACGGGCACTCACCCTGGTGCCCGACTACCACCTGTGCATCGTGGGCGCCGACCAGATCGCCGACGACGTCCCGGACGCGCTGGCCCGCCTCGACCCCACCCGCCCGCTCACCTTCATCTCCGGCCCGTCCGCCACCAGCGACATCGAACTCGACCGCGTGGAAGGCGTGCACGGCCCCCGCACCCTGGACGTCATCATCGTCGAGCCCAGTGTTTCGGGGCACTGA
- a CDS encoding LutB/LldF family L-lactate oxidation iron-sulfur protein, which translates to MSSRGVVWLGSPSFPDAARVALKDDQLRANLKRATGTIRDKRLTVAAELDDWEELRTAAEAIKNRTARHLDHYLVQLEESVTAAGGTVHWASDAAEANRIVTELVQATGEREVVKVKSMATQEIGLNEALAEAGITAYETDLAELIVQLGDDRPSHILVPAIHKNRTEIRDLFRAEMGHWGQPAPEDLTDEPRELAEAARRHLRQKFLTAKVAVSGANFACADTGTVLVVESEGNGRMCLTLPETLITVMGIEKVLPTWSDLEVFLQLLPRSSTGERMNPYTSTWSGTTEGDGPSEFHLVLLDNGRTDTLADPVGRQTLGCIRCSACLNVCPVFERTGGHAYGSVYPGPIGAVLTPQLVGVEQAASLPFASTLCGACYDACPVKINIPEVLAHLRAKVVEAKDGHTVEGLAMKAAGKVLDSPRLLGAAQKAAALGGRALARNGKIGRLPGPLHGWTDTRDTPAPPAESFRTWWRKNRESE; encoded by the coding sequence GTGAGTTCCCGAGGAGTGGTCTGGCTCGGCTCACCGTCCTTCCCCGACGCGGCGCGAGTCGCGCTGAAGGACGATCAGCTGCGCGCCAACCTCAAGCGCGCCACCGGCACCATCCGTGACAAGCGCCTCACCGTCGCCGCCGAGCTGGACGACTGGGAGGAGCTGCGGACCGCCGCCGAGGCGATCAAGAACCGCACCGCCCGCCATCTCGACCACTACCTGGTCCAGTTGGAGGAGTCCGTCACCGCCGCCGGCGGCACCGTGCACTGGGCGAGCGACGCGGCCGAGGCGAACCGGATCGTCACCGAACTCGTGCAGGCCACCGGCGAGCGGGAGGTGGTCAAGGTCAAGTCGATGGCGACCCAGGAGATCGGCCTCAACGAGGCGCTCGCCGAGGCCGGGATCACCGCCTACGAGACCGATCTCGCCGAACTGATCGTGCAGTTGGGCGACGACCGCCCCTCGCACATCCTGGTCCCGGCGATCCACAAGAACCGCACCGAGATCCGCGACCTGTTCCGCGCCGAGATGGGCCACTGGGGACAGCCGGCTCCCGAGGACCTCACCGACGAACCGCGCGAGCTCGCCGAGGCGGCCCGCCGGCACCTGCGGCAGAAGTTCCTCACCGCCAAGGTGGCCGTCTCCGGCGCCAACTTCGCCTGCGCCGACACCGGCACCGTGCTCGTGGTGGAGTCCGAGGGCAACGGCCGGATGTGCCTGACCCTGCCCGAGACGCTGATCACCGTGATGGGCATCGAGAAGGTCCTGCCCACCTGGTCCGACCTGGAGGTCTTCCTCCAACTGCTGCCGCGCTCCTCCACGGGGGAGCGGATGAACCCCTACACCTCCACCTGGTCCGGCACCACCGAAGGTGACGGACCGTCGGAGTTCCACCTGGTGCTGCTCGACAACGGGCGCACCGACACCCTCGCCGACCCGGTCGGCCGCCAGACGCTCGGCTGCATCCGCTGCTCGGCCTGCCTGAACGTCTGCCCGGTCTTCGAGCGCACCGGCGGGCACGCGTACGGCTCGGTCTACCCCGGGCCGATCGGTGCTGTGCTCACCCCGCAGTTGGTCGGGGTGGAGCAGGCGGCCTCGCTGCCGTTCGCCTCCACGCTCTGTGGGGCCTGCTACGACGCCTGCCCGGTGAAGATCAACATCCCGGAGGTGCTGGCCCACCTGCGGGCCAAGGTCGTCGAGGCGAAGGACGGCCACACGGTGGAGGGGCTGGCCATGAAGGCGGCCGGCAAGGTGCTCGACTCGCCACGGCTGCTCGGTGCCGCCCAGAAGGCCGCCGCGCTCGGCGGCAGGGCGCTGGCCCGCAACGGAAAGATCGGCCGGCTGCCCGGACCGCTGCACGGCTGGACCGACACGCGCGACACCCCCGCCCCACCCGCCGAGTCCTTCCGCACCTGGTGGCGCAAGAACAGGGAGAGCGAATGA
- a CDS encoding (Fe-S)-binding protein, translating to MRIALFITCFNDTMFPGTGRAVVTVLERLGHTVDFPQEQTCCGQMHFNTGYRPDAVPLVARFARTFADYDAIVTPSASCAGMVKENHPLLAEEYGHEQLRRDVAGLVPRVHEFTEFLTDVLKVTDVGAHFPHRVSYHPTCHSLRGLRLGDRPQQLLRAVRGIDLVDLPAADSCCGFGGTFAVKNADTSSAMLADKTAGVLATGAEVLCAADNSCLMHIGGGLSRQGSAVRTMHLAEILASTEGDQL from the coding sequence ATGCGGATCGCCCTGTTCATCACCTGCTTCAACGACACGATGTTCCCCGGCACCGGCCGGGCCGTGGTCACCGTGCTCGAACGGCTCGGCCACACGGTGGACTTCCCGCAGGAGCAGACCTGCTGCGGGCAGATGCACTTCAACACCGGCTACCGCCCCGACGCCGTCCCGTTGGTGGCCCGGTTCGCGCGGACCTTCGCCGACTACGACGCCATCGTCACCCCGTCGGCCTCCTGCGCGGGCATGGTCAAGGAGAACCACCCGCTGCTCGCCGAGGAGTACGGCCACGAGCAGCTGCGGCGCGACGTGGCGGGCCTGGTGCCCCGCGTCCACGAGTTCACCGAGTTCCTCACCGACGTGCTGAAGGTCACCGACGTGGGCGCCCACTTCCCGCACCGGGTCAGCTACCACCCCACCTGCCACTCGCTGCGCGGGCTGCGCCTGGGCGACCGGCCGCAGCAACTCCTGCGCGCGGTACGGGGAATCGACCTGGTCGACCTGCCCGCGGCCGACTCCTGCTGCGGCTTCGGCGGCACCTTCGCGGTCAAGAACGCGGACACCTCCAGCGCGATGCTCGCCGACAAGACGGCCGGGGTGCTGGCCACCGGCGCCGAGGTGCTGTGCGCCGCCGACAACTCCTGCCTGATGCACATCGGCGGGGGACTGTCCCGGCAGGGCAGCGCGGTGCGGACCATGCACCTGGCCGAGATCCTCGCCAGCACGGAAGGCGACCAACTGTGA
- a CDS encoding SDR family NAD(P)-dependent oxidoreductase: MTDLEGLAAVVTGGASGIGLATASLLAERGARVAVLDLDPASLKEPLVGFTADVSDDTSVRAAVAAAAEVLGGIDILVNCAGIGAIGTVADNPDEQWHRVLDVNVLGLVRTSRAALPYLRRSAHASVVNIGSIVTTTGLPQRALYAASKGAVFSLTLAMAADHVREGVRVNCVNPGTVDTPWVGRLLEAAHDQAAERAALNARQPTGRLVTAEEVAAAIVYLASPAAASVTGTALAVDGGMAGLRLRADAKP; encoded by the coding sequence ATGACTGACCTCGAAGGACTGGCGGCAGTGGTCACCGGAGGTGCCTCCGGGATCGGCCTGGCCACCGCCTCCCTGCTGGCGGAACGCGGCGCGCGGGTGGCCGTCCTCGACCTCGACCCCGCATCGCTGAAGGAACCGCTGGTGGGCTTCACCGCCGATGTCAGCGACGACACTTCGGTCCGGGCCGCTGTCGCGGCGGCGGCCGAGGTGCTCGGCGGGATCGACATCCTGGTCAACTGCGCGGGCATCGGCGCGATCGGAACCGTGGCGGACAATCCGGACGAGCAGTGGCACCGCGTGCTGGACGTCAACGTGCTGGGCCTCGTCCGCACCTCCCGGGCAGCCCTGCCGTACCTGCGCCGCTCCGCCCACGCCTCGGTGGTCAACATCGGTTCCATCGTCACCACCACCGGCCTGCCGCAGCGCGCGCTGTACGCGGCCAGCAAGGGCGCCGTGTTCTCCCTCACCCTGGCGATGGCCGCCGACCACGTCCGCGAGGGCGTCAGGGTCAACTGCGTCAACCCCGGCACCGTCGACACCCCGTGGGTCGGCCGGCTGCTGGAGGCCGCTCACGACCAGGCCGCCGAACGCGCCGCCCTGAACGCCCGTCAGCCCACCGGCCGCCTGGTCACCGCCGAGGAGGTGGCCGCCGCCATCGTCTACCTGGCTTCCCCCGCGGCCGCCTCGGTCACCGGCACCGCCCTCGCGGTCGACGGCGGCATGGCGGGCCTGCGTCTGCGCGCCGACGCGAAGCCGTGA
- a CDS encoding fumarylacetoacetate hydrolase family protein, which yields MKLLRIGAPGEEIPAVLGEDGRVFALSELTGDIDGAFLASGGTDRVREALAAGRLPELDPAGLRIGAPVARPGKVVCVGLNYRDHAEETGAPVPSRPVVFMKDPATVVGPYDQVLIPRDSVKTDWEVELAVVIGRQARYLADPAEAAGHIAGFAISNDVSEREFQLEFSGQWDLGKSCETFNPLGPWLVTPDEVGDPQALGLRLAVNGELCQNGDTKNMIFEVSYLVHYLSQYMVLNPGDVINTGTPAGVALGLPGTPYLRAGDTVELSIDGLGSQRQTFVNA from the coding sequence ATGAAACTGCTTCGGATCGGGGCACCGGGAGAGGAAATCCCGGCCGTGCTCGGCGAGGACGGACGGGTATTCGCCCTCTCGGAGCTGACCGGTGACATCGACGGGGCGTTCCTCGCCTCCGGCGGGACCGACCGGGTCAGGGAAGCGCTGGCCGCGGGCCGGCTGCCCGAGCTCGACCCGGCCGGGCTGCGGATCGGCGCGCCGGTCGCCCGCCCGGGCAAGGTGGTCTGCGTCGGCCTCAACTACCGCGACCACGCCGAGGAGACCGGCGCGCCCGTCCCCTCCCGCCCGGTGGTGTTCATGAAGGACCCGGCGACCGTCGTCGGCCCGTACGACCAGGTGCTGATCCCGCGCGACTCGGTCAAGACGGACTGGGAGGTCGAACTCGCCGTCGTGATCGGCCGCCAGGCCCGCTACCTCGCCGACCCGGCCGAGGCGGCCGGGCACATCGCGGGCTTCGCGATCAGCAACGACGTCTCCGAGCGGGAGTTCCAGCTCGAGTTCTCCGGGCAGTGGGACCTCGGCAAGTCCTGCGAGACCTTCAACCCGCTCGGGCCCTGGCTGGTCACCCCGGACGAGGTGGGTGACCCGCAGGCGCTCGGCCTGCGGCTGGCCGTCAACGGTGAGCTCTGCCAGAACGGCGACACCAAGAACATGATCTTCGAGGTCTCGTACCTCGTCCACTACCTCAGCCAGTACATGGTGCTCAACCCCGGTGACGTCATCAACACCGGCACCCCGGCCGGGGTGGCCCTCGGCCTGCCCGGCACCCCGTACCTGCGCGCGGGCGACACCGTCGAGCTGTCCATCGACGGTCTCGGCAGCCAGCGCCAGACGTTCGTCAACGCGTGA
- a CDS encoding aldo/keto reductase, producing MRHRKIQNTSVAVTELGFGAAVIGNLYRETSDQEASAALDAAWDAGIRYFDTAPHYGLGLSERRLGAALRGRPREEYVISSKVGRLLVPNEDPRGTDSDGFAVPDDLRRQWDFSRDGVLRSIEETLTRTGLDRIDIVYVHDPDDHWRQAADEAMPALAELRDQGVIGAIGAGMNQSAMLARFLRETAADLVMLAGRYTLLDQSSLDDVLPAAQEHGKSVVAVGVFNSGLLSRDKPTPGMKYDYQDAPADMVHRALAIAEVCEQHGTTLPAAAIAFPYTHPAVVNVTLGMRTPAQVEQNAELHRRAVPAGLWDQLRTEGLIRSDVPSPAFPAA from the coding sequence GTGCGCCACCGGAAGATCCAGAACACGTCGGTCGCGGTCACCGAGCTCGGCTTCGGGGCCGCGGTGATCGGCAACCTCTACCGCGAGACCTCCGACCAGGAGGCATCGGCCGCCCTCGACGCCGCCTGGGACGCCGGCATCCGCTACTTCGACACCGCGCCGCACTACGGCCTGGGTCTGTCCGAGCGGCGTCTGGGCGCCGCCCTGCGCGGCCGGCCGCGCGAGGAGTACGTCATCTCCTCGAAGGTCGGCCGGCTGCTCGTGCCCAACGAAGACCCCCGCGGCACCGACAGCGACGGCTTCGCCGTCCCCGACGACCTGCGCCGCCAGTGGGACTTCAGCCGCGACGGCGTGCTGCGCTCGATCGAGGAGACCCTCACCCGCACCGGACTGGACCGGATCGACATCGTCTACGTCCACGACCCCGACGACCACTGGCGTCAGGCCGCCGACGAAGCCATGCCCGCTCTCGCCGAACTGCGCGACCAGGGCGTGATCGGTGCCATCGGCGCCGGCATGAACCAGTCCGCCATGCTGGCCCGCTTCCTGCGCGAGACCGCTGCCGACCTGGTGATGCTCGCCGGACGCTACACCCTGCTCGACCAGTCCTCGCTGGACGACGTGCTGCCGGCGGCGCAGGAGCACGGCAAGAGCGTCGTGGCGGTCGGCGTGTTCAACTCCGGACTGCTCTCCCGCGACAAGCCGACGCCCGGCATGAAGTACGACTACCAGGACGCCCCGGCGGACATGGTGCACCGGGCACTGGCCATCGCCGAGGTCTGCGAGCAGCACGGCACCACCCTTCCCGCCGCCGCCATCGCCTTCCCGTACACGCACCCCGCCGTCGTCAACGTCACCCTGGGCATGCGAACCCCGGCACAGGTCGAGCAGAACGCGGAACTCCACCGGCGGGCCGTCCCCGCCGGCCTCTGGGACCAGCTCCGCACCGAAGGCCTGATCAGGTCGGACGTACCAAGTCCGGCCTTTCCCGCTGCCTGA
- a CDS encoding sugar kinase: MIDVLALGEVMLRFDPGEGRISTSRTFHVWEGGGEYNVARGLRRCFGRRTAVVTALADNAVGRLVEDLILQGGVDTSLIRWVPDDGIGRTARNGLNFVERGFGIRGALGVSDRAHTAVSQLCKGEVDWDAVFSAGVRWFHTGGIFAGLSDTTADVADEAMAAARRHGVTVSYDPNYRSSLWADRGGPARAREVDLRLARHADVIVGALGLAGAHPGDARFGADEVADALVSVAGLLPEVKVLATTLREVPSAGVNDWTSAAWSAETGYVTGPQMPGLHVLDRIGSGDGFAAGLIHGLLSGASLEQSLAYGTAHGALVMTTPGDVSMASLAEVEALIAGGSARVRR; the protein is encoded by the coding sequence GTGATCGACGTGTTGGCCCTCGGCGAGGTCATGCTGCGCTTCGACCCGGGGGAGGGGCGGATCAGCACCTCCCGCACCTTCCACGTGTGGGAGGGCGGGGGCGAGTACAACGTCGCCCGCGGGCTGCGCCGCTGCTTCGGCCGGCGCACGGCGGTCGTGACCGCCCTCGCCGACAACGCCGTGGGCCGGCTCGTCGAGGACCTGATCCTGCAGGGCGGTGTCGACACCTCGCTGATCCGCTGGGTGCCCGACGACGGCATCGGCCGCACCGCGCGCAACGGCCTCAACTTCGTCGAGCGCGGCTTCGGCATCCGTGGCGCACTCGGCGTCAGCGACCGCGCCCACACCGCCGTCTCCCAGCTGTGCAAGGGGGAGGTCGACTGGGACGCCGTCTTCTCGGCGGGGGTGCGCTGGTTCCACACCGGCGGCATCTTCGCCGGCCTGTCCGACACCACGGCGGACGTGGCGGACGAGGCGATGGCGGCCGCGCGGCGCCACGGGGTCACCGTCTCCTACGACCCCAACTACCGCTCGAGCCTGTGGGCCGACCGCGGCGGACCGGCGCGGGCCCGCGAGGTGGACCTGCGCCTGGCCCGGCACGCCGACGTGATCGTCGGCGCGCTGGGCCTGGCGGGCGCGCATCCCGGCGACGCCCGCTTCGGCGCCGACGAGGTGGCGGACGCACTCGTCTCGGTGGCCGGCCTGCTGCCCGAGGTGAAGGTGCTCGCGACGACCCTGCGCGAGGTTCCCTCGGCCGGGGTGAACGACTGGACCTCGGCGGCCTGGTCGGCGGAGACCGGGTATGTCACCGGGCCGCAGATGCCCGGACTGCACGTCCTGGACCGCATAGGTTCCGGCGACGGCTTCGCCGCCGGGCTGATCCACGGCCTGCTCTCCGGCGCTTCCTTGGAGCAGTCCCTCGCCTACGGCACCGCCCACGGCGCCCTCGTCATGACCACCCCCGGAGACGTCTCCATGGCCTCGCTCGCCGAGGTCGAGGCGCTGATCGCGGGCGGCTCGGCCCGCGTCAGACGCTGA
- a CDS encoding bifunctional 4-hydroxy-2-oxoglutarate aldolase/2-dehydro-3-deoxy-phosphogluconate aldolase, translated as MSNDLAAVLDGARIMPVLVVRDPATAAPLADALASGGAGCAEVTFRTPDAEQVLKVMAAHGGLAVGAGTVVTPEQAERAVAAGARFVVSPGYDEDVVAKCRELGVPVVPGIASATELMRAMRDGLDTVKLFPAESIGGLRTLRALAAPFPRVRFVPTGGIGPAELAGYLAEPAVLAVGGSWMATPALLESGDYAEIRRLTAEAVARSTP; from the coding sequence ATGAGCAACGACCTGGCCGCCGTGCTGGACGGCGCACGCATCATGCCGGTGCTGGTCGTGCGCGACCCGGCCACGGCCGCCCCGCTGGCCGACGCGCTCGCGTCGGGCGGCGCCGGGTGCGCCGAGGTCACCTTCCGCACCCCGGACGCCGAGCAGGTGCTCAAGGTGATGGCGGCCCACGGCGGCCTGGCCGTGGGTGCCGGCACCGTGGTCACCCCGGAGCAGGCGGAGCGGGCCGTCGCGGCCGGGGCCCGCTTCGTGGTCTCCCCGGGCTACGACGAGGACGTCGTCGCGAAGTGCCGGGAGCTGGGGGTTCCGGTGGTGCCCGGCATCGCCAGCGCCACCGAGCTGATGCGCGCCATGCGGGACGGCCTCGACACCGTGAAGCTCTTCCCCGCCGAGTCCATCGGCGGTCTGCGGACGCTGCGCGCGCTCGCGGCGCCCTTCCCGCGGGTGCGCTTCGTGCCGACCGGCGGGATCGGCCCCGCCGAGCTGGCCGGCTACCTCGCCGAGCCCGCGGTCCTCGCCGTCGGCGGCAGCTGGATGGCCACCCCCGCTCTCCTGGAGAGCGGCGACTACGCCGAGATCCGTCGCCTGACGGCGGAGGCCGTGGCGAGGAGCACGCCGTGA